The stretch of DNA CACTCCACAGCGTTCTGGATGGTTTCCAGGGCCCGATGACTCTGTTGTGTCCATCTCTGAGGGACAACAAGGTCCTGGCAAAGGGGAACCCTGTGAGCCAGGGTCTTGGATATTCAGGTAAGGTTTGGGAACTGAGGCCTGGGGATCCCCTGGACAGGGGAGACCCCAGTTACATCAATCCTCACAAACCCATAACTTAAGACCCTTCCTTTGGAATGCAAATGCAGCTTCAAGTAGTAATAATCATTTCTTGTTTATAATAATCAACTTACTTGTCATGTGCCTGGTAGTGACACATATGCTtaatccttttccttttttttttcttttgagacagggcctcgctctgtcgcccaggctggagtgcagtggcgcgatcttggctcactgcaacctccacctcccaggttcaaacaattctcgtgcctaagcctcccaagtagctgggatttcaggcgcatgccaccttgtccagctaatttttgtattgttagtagagacaggggtttcaccatgctggccaggctggtctcaaactcctgacctcaaatgatctgcccactgcagcctcccaaagtgctgggattataggcgtgagccactgagccctgctCATATGCTCATATGCTTAATCTTAACAACAGCTCTGCGAGGTATATttgttatttctctctttttgggGGTCCAtgtgagacccagagaggttaaatgacttcctcaggatcacacagctacaaagtggcagagttgggatttgaaccccgGCAGTCTAATTCTTATCCACCATTCTTCAGCACTATCCGTGCCTCCCACCTTGGTGGCCATGCTAGGCCCCTCTCATAAGGAAATTCTAACATTGTCATGGCAGGGTAGGTGTGGGTTTCTGGGTGTTGGTGGTGAGGCAGGGTCTGGGGTGCTCACCTGCCAGGTGCAGCTTGCCTTTGCCCAGATCAGCTGCCAGCCCATGGTGTCGCTGGGACCTGGCTTGGAGTGGGCGGCTCCCTCCACAGGCTTCTAGCAGGATCCATGCCAAGGTCAGTTGCAGGACCCAGGTCAGGCCGATGGGTCGCATGTGGACCCTGCAGTCCATGTCCACCTGAGATAAGAGCTGGCAGGCATAGGGTGGGGTTCAGCCATCCCTTTCTGTGAGCTTAGGGTGGCACCCACCCAATGCATACCCAAGAAGCAGTGCCAGGCAGAGTAGGGAAAGTGCAgctgaggaggaggctggggcaaTGACCAAGGGTGTTCAAATCCCAGGAGACCATCAGGGCCTGGCTTCAACCTAGGAGCCCCCCTCCCATCAGAACCATGTCCTCTATGTCCCTTCAGTGCCACCGCAACCAAGCTTAGACCACAGTGGCCCTCCTCCCATCCAGCAGGATCTCCCACCTTTTTAGTCTTCAAGAGACCCCTTCTTTCCTCAGAATGAAGGGGACCTCCCTAGGTCTTCCAATCCCCCTCTCCTGTTCGgtaattcctccctcccttctatgcggcctccctcctccctctctcgcTCCCTGCCGGCCCTTCTCTGGGTCACCTTCTCTCGGCCTACAATCGGCTTAGGGGCCACCCAGAGCTGGGCCTTTGGGACCAAGGCTGGTGTGGCAGGGCTCAGGTTCTGTCACTGGGGCCTAAAGCCCCGAGGCAGGGACAGCTAGCAGTCTGTGGAGACAACACTGTCCCCTTCCCGCCTCCCCGCGTTCAGCCCCTCACCTGTTGGCTGGATTGGGGTCTAGAGGCCGCTAAGACACCTCAGGATCCAGTCCAGGAAACTGGCTGCTGAAAGGGGCGTGGCTTAATGCAGGGGCAGGACCTCCCACCGTCCTGCCCACACTCCAGCTGACCAAAGGCTGGCCGACTTGGGGCTGGTGTGTATATAtccttgtgtttgtttttatgttcaGCTTGTGGCTTAAGCTCTGTATCTATATatgtggggagtgtgtgtgtgtgtgtgtgtgtgtatgtatgtgtgaggAAGGTGTGTTTGTGTGGCCTACAGCCTGTGTGTGTTCCCAGGCACCTGTGTCTTTTgtttgtgtggctgtgtgtgtgttgagcatgtatgtgtgtttttgttgtatgaggttatgtttatgtgtgtttcttggtggagtggttgtgtgtgtgtgtgtgtgtgtgtctgtgtgtgtgtgtgtgtatacgttcAGAATCTGGGGGAGGATTGTGTGTCCCAAGCAATGTGTTTGCAGTTGAATAAAACAGGATCTTAATAAATGTGAGAAGGGGAAATGTAGCATTGGGTTAGTGTCCCTGCAAAAATGTTGGAAGTCAGTGGATAAAGGTTTTTGACCATGAATGTTGAccatgaatgaacaaagaaatgtCATGTGCTGAGCAGGATGTGTTTGTGTGCACACATTATGTGTCCCtctgaagtttctgtgaatgtgtGTTGCTTGTGAACACTCCTTTAACTCatccattaattcaacaaatatttattgagcacctactgtgtgctagattCTGGGGATGCAGTAGTGAACAAGACATGAaaatttcagccaggcatggtggttcacacctgtaatcccagcacattgggaagctgaagtagaaggatcgtttgagcccaggagtttgaaaccaggttggccaacgtggtgaaaccccatctctactaaaaataatcaaaaaaaattagctgggcatggtggcacatgcttgtaatctcagcagttcaggaggctgaggcatgaaaatagtttgaacctgggaagcagaggttgcagtgaatcaagattgttccactgcactccagcctgtgcaacagagtgaaactctgtctcaaaaacaaacaaacaaacaaaaactcaaaataaaagacacaaaaatctCAGGTTTCATAGAGCTGACATTCTAGGGGGAGAATCAGATGAGAAAAACATCCCTGCAGAGGGTATGGgtgtgtatgtctatgtgttGTGTTGGGAGAATAATTTGTCTGTTTTAGATGATAATTTGTGTGCAACTGGACATCGCTTGGTTTTGGAACTATGTGACTGTGCTTCCATTGGTTGAGTGTTTATATgcgttgtttgtgtgtgtttgcattggatgactgtgtgtatgtctgtgtttcCTAAGTATGTGTTTGTATGGCTGCAGATGTGAGTTTGTGTGTATCTGTATTTTTGGATGTTTGCGTGTGTCTGCATTTGCTgagtatgtgtttgtatgtgtgttaaTTTGCAAAATGTGTGGGTCTGTGTTTGTGGAGTATATGTTTGCAGAGTATGTTCGAATaaatgtttgtgtgtctgtgtttactGAATATGTGACTGTGAGTGTTTGTGTGCCTCTCATCTCAGGGCAAGAGAGGCTTTTGTCTCTCTTTTATTGCTGTATTCCCTCCCAGATCCCAAAACACTACgttgcacacagtaggtactcaatatgtGGTAAGTGAACAAATCAGTAGATACCGTCTCTGGGTCTCTCTGTGTACACCCAGTGATGTGCTGGAGGCCTCAGTAAGCAAGACCTGCCGGACCTAGCTTTCCCCTGGTCCATCTTGAGGTGGTCCAGGATGCTTGTGGGTCAGATTTGTTCAGCCTCTGGGCTATGCCTCACGCCAGAGCCTCCGcaccctttctccttccctaatCTCAGCCCCCGACCCTGCGCTTGGATTTCAGCACCGCGGACAGGAGCGCGCGAGACCAGCACCAAGGAGAGCTCCCGCGGTCGCCATCGTGAGATAGGTCGCCAGGGGCGGAGTCCGGGCCATGGACGGAGAGATGTGCCAGCAAGGGACTCAGCGAGACGGCGACACAAATGTGCCGACAAACAtatacagagacagacagagataacCCAGGCAAAGGCGCGGACTTGAGGCGACAAGCTCCTGGTGAATACCCGGACCCAGCCTCGCCGTTGCCCCCGTCGTCCAGCAGGGGTCGCTCTTACCCAGCGACCGCGCCCTCCGGGACCTTGGGGCCAGATACTGGCCACCACCCCTTGGGAAGCCCTTCTGTCCCCCAGTGCCAAGACTGGGAGTTCGGAGGGCTCGGACACTCTCCTCTCCAACTTTGGGAAGCATGGTGGGTTTGGCctcacctgtgtgaacatggaggaGCGGCGAGGGAGCTGAAAAGCGCTTTAACTGCCCCCCTCTCCAACTACCAGCTAATCGCTCCTATAAATACAGACGGCCTGCCCTGGCTCCTTAATCCTGACCGTGAGGGAGGGGTCGCTAGAGGGGCTGCAGGGTTCCCTGAGGAGGCTCTGATTGTGGGGCAGGTGGTGGGGGGCATAATATGTATGCACATGTTTTTCTGAGGTTGCGTCTCCTGTGAAGACGGGTCTCCTCAGTGAAAATGTTTCTCTGTAAGCATGACATCTCTCCTGGGGCTGTAGAGGTCTCGTGGGTGGGGACAGTTTCCCACAGAGGATATGGCTTTTAGGGGTCTCTGATTGGGGGTATCCTTTCCACGGGAATTGTTACTCCTGGGATCTTTCTCTTCGGGGAATGTCTCTTTCGTGGGGAGGGGGATGGCTTTTGAGAGGAAAGTCACCTCTCAGGGACCATATCTATTAGGAATGATTTTCAGGGTTGGGGGAGTTCTTGATTGGACAGGGCGTCCCTGTGGAAACTATCTCCCCCCGGGAATGTGTCTCACCAAGGGGGTCTCTGGGGGATGAATGTAGAGGGAATGTATCTCAGGGAGAAGGCTTCCTTTGGGGTGTTTCTTGACTGGGGGTTCTACCCCTGAGAATATTTCTCCTCTgggtgtctctttttatagtggTCTCTCGGCAGCTTGGCTCCCATGGGGGCACCAGGAGGCTCCGCCCCCCCGCCCGCCCCTTCCCCCCGCCAGCGCGGGCAGCGGTGGCTGAGACCGGGCTCGGGCGCCCAGACGCAGTGACGGCGCCGGGCCCGCCCCACTTCGCTCCGCCCCCGCCACCCCTCCCctcagccgccgccgccgccgccgcggtcCCCGCGGcttctcactccctccctcctccctcctcccgccGCCGctacctccctcctccctccccgggCCGAAGTCGCCGCCGCTGCCGCCATGGACGATTCGGGCCTCATCCGCCGCCGGAGGCTGCAGGTACGCGGCTGCCTTGGCCCCGGGTGGAGAGGAAGGGGTCGGCGCCCTGGGGCGGGGCTGGGCAGGAGGCGGGAGAACTTGCACCAGGGTCAGCCGGGACGCCCCCACCCATAGGTTCGGGACGCTAACCGCGGGGAACGCTGTGGCCGCGCGTCCCGCCGCGCTGGGGACCCCGCCCCTCAGGCGCCGCCCGGCGATCCAGGGAGCTGCCGGAGGGGTGCAGCCTAGCGCTCCCCCTCGAGGATCGCCTGAGGGGCGCCTGGCCCGCCCTAGGGGGATGGGGCTGGGGCCGAAGTCATCGCCCTGGCGCCTCGCCAGGCTGGGGGTGAGGGGGCGCAGAGCAAAGTTATTGCCCTAGGGCTCATGCCCCTCGGGGCCATCGGCGCCGCTGGAGGCGTAAACATGTTTGTGCGGCAACCTCGCCCCTCACCACCCCAGGAGCCCCCTCCCGAGGCATAGGACGCCCTGCGTCCCCCACGCACCTGCCTGGCCACCAGGATTCTTCCTACTGCCCTAATTGGACAGGCACCTAGACAGCTTTCTCACTCTTCATTCCACCTCCTCCACTACAACATCCGCCCCCCCACCGCGATCCTCAAGTCCAGCCCAGCTTGTGGGTGGGCGGGAGCGATTTTTAGCTCCTTGCAGCCTTAGAAGATGCTGGTCTCGAGGCTGCGCAGGCGCAGGAGGCGTGCGTCCACTGCACGGAGTGGGACACTGAGGATCGCTGTGGAGTGTGGGGAAGACGGGGACAAACTCAGGTGTCAGGAGCTCCTACCTCCAAGGTGGGGAGGGATTCTGTAGCCGAGAAGCGTCCTCTGCTCGTCTTCAGCTGCGTTTCTGAGGGGTTAGTACGGAAGATCAGGGTTAATACGGAGGTCCGGTCCCAAACATCCCAGAGGGGAAGGTGATGATATCTGTGCCCCAAGGCCCTGCCTGGGGTCTGGCCCTTCTGAGCCTCCTTGGGGCTCAGCCCCAGGCTTGGTAATCTGGAGTTTAGATAAAGCCAAGAATGGGCCCAGACTCAGGCTCCATCCCCAGCCTGAATCTTGGGAAAAGAGGATTCAAACCCTCACCTAGGGCTTCGTCCATTTCTAGACTCCCCTAATCCATCATTCCCGAGGTTGAAGGCCAAGGGGAGCTGATTGGTCAGCGCAGCAGGAAAAATGGTGATCAGACTGCAGGAAGGACCTTCCAGGCGTCTGGGTAACGCGGGAGCCAGACATGAGTTGGAAAACTGATTTGCTTTCAGAGCCCAGATGGCCCGATCTCCGGAGCCTAGGCCTCTCTGAAGTGCTCCCACATTCTCTCCGCCTCTCGGGGGTGGGTTAGGAGAGTGGGT from Gorilla gorilla gorilla isolate KB3781 chromosome 20, NHGRI_mGorGor1-v2.1_pri, whole genome shotgun sequence encodes:
- the RTBDN gene encoding retbindin isoform X5; its protein translation is MDEALETQLKTSRGRFSATESLPTLELLSQVDMDCRVHMRPIGLTWVLQLTLAWILLEACGGSRPLQARSQRHHGLAADLGKGKLHLAGPCCPSEMDTTESSGPGNHPERCGVPSPQCKSFLEHLQCALRSRFRLRLLGVRQAEPLCEELCQAWFVNCEDDITCGPTWLPLSEKRGCEPSCLTYGQAGVQWRDLSSMQPPPPGFK